The following proteins are co-located in the Microbacterium sp. Clip185 genome:
- a CDS encoding fluoride efflux transporter FluC, producing MTPLTFLIVAVAGGIGAGARYIVDLAVTALVGARFPWGTLVINVVGSFALGVLTGAVSDAALLAVIGTGLLGGFTTFSSVAAVSAVMATDGRGWAAATNTIGTLVLALAAAAAGLAIGGLAAG from the coding sequence ATGACACCCCTGACCTTTCTCATCGTGGCCGTCGCGGGAGGGATCGGCGCCGGCGCGCGCTACATCGTGGACCTCGCGGTGACCGCGCTCGTGGGTGCCCGCTTCCCCTGGGGCACGCTCGTCATCAACGTCGTGGGCTCCTTCGCGCTCGGCGTTCTGACGGGCGCGGTGTCGGATGCGGCGCTGCTGGCCGTCATCGGGACGGGACTCCTGGGCGGCTTCACGACCTTCAGCTCGGTGGCCGCGGTCAGCGCCGTGATGGCGACCGACGGGCGCGGATGGGCCGCGGCGACCAACACGATCGGGACACTCGTCCTGGCCCTCGCCGCCGCGGCTGCCGGTCTCGCGATCGGCGGGCTCGCCGCGGGGTAG
- a CDS encoding fluoride efflux transporter FluC, which produces MAAGFSWRHLGLIVCGGALGTAARAGLLLIDAPGWHPIAVPVINVTGAFALGLLTAVLTRRAETARSRDLRQLLGTGVLGGYTTYSTFAVQAVDGAAVALTLATAAVGLAAAWAGLALGRRRPA; this is translated from the coding sequence GTGGCAGCAGGGTTCTCGTGGCGGCATCTCGGACTGATCGTGTGCGGCGGCGCCCTCGGCACCGCCGCGCGCGCCGGGCTGCTGCTCATCGATGCGCCGGGATGGCACCCGATCGCGGTGCCCGTCATCAACGTCACCGGTGCCTTCGCTCTGGGCCTGCTGACGGCGGTGCTGACCCGTCGCGCCGAGACCGCACGCTCGCGCGATCTGCGCCAGCTGCTCGGAACCGGAGTGCTCGGCGGCTACACGACCTACAGCACCTTCGCGGTGCAGGCGGTCGACGGTGCGGCGGTCGCACTCACCCTCGCGACGGCTGCCGTGGGACTCGCTGCCGCGTGGGCGGGCCTCGCGCTCGGGCGGAGGCGCCCCGCATGA
- a CDS encoding DNA topoisomerase IB, with the protein MARLARVDPGSDAGISRTRSGTGFSYTRPDGAKVTAAERARIEALVIPPAWQDVWICTKDNGHIQAVGTDDAGRRQYLYHPDWSAKRDKGKYARALALAESLPRARGRVTAALRRADDSREAVLAAAFRMLDAGAIRIGSTKYLRRGGGRGLTTLQRRDVRVEAGVIELDFPAKSGVRARIRIEDEDLAVVLEQLTAGRPRSPLLAYRRGRRRVALTPGEVNAYIRVLTGGDFTAKDFRTLRGTVTAAESLARLGHVESKKARKLAERDAVKATAAVLCNTPSVARSSYIDPRVWRAYARGRLLESGVSPETAIRRLVEG; encoded by the coding sequence GTGGCGCGACTGGCTCGGGTCGATCCCGGATCGGATGCGGGAATCTCCCGCACGCGCAGCGGCACGGGGTTCAGCTACACGCGGCCCGACGGCGCGAAGGTCACCGCTGCCGAGCGTGCGCGCATCGAGGCTCTCGTCATCCCGCCGGCCTGGCAGGACGTGTGGATCTGCACGAAGGACAACGGTCACATCCAAGCGGTCGGCACCGACGACGCCGGGCGCCGGCAGTATCTGTACCACCCCGACTGGTCGGCCAAACGGGACAAGGGCAAGTACGCGCGTGCTCTGGCGCTGGCGGAGTCGCTGCCGCGTGCGCGCGGTCGGGTGACGGCGGCGCTGCGGCGCGCGGACGACTCGCGTGAGGCCGTGCTCGCCGCAGCGTTTCGGATGCTGGATGCGGGAGCCATCCGCATCGGATCCACGAAGTACCTGCGCCGCGGTGGCGGACGGGGTCTGACGACCCTCCAGCGCCGCGATGTCCGCGTCGAAGCGGGGGTCATCGAGCTCGACTTCCCCGCCAAGAGCGGCGTGCGCGCCCGCATCCGGATCGAGGACGAGGACCTCGCCGTGGTCCTCGAGCAGCTGACGGCGGGGCGTCCGCGCTCTCCGCTGCTCGCGTACCGGCGGGGTCGGCGCCGCGTCGCCCTGACCCCCGGCGAGGTGAACGCCTACATCCGGGTGCTGACCGGCGGAGACTTCACGGCGAAGGACTTCCGGACGCTGCGGGGAACCGTGACGGCGGCGGAGAGTCTCGCGCGCCTGGGGCACGTGGAATCGAAGAAGGCGCGCAAGCTTGCTGAGCGCGACGCCGTGAAGGCGACGGCCGCGGTGCTGTGCAACACGCCCTCCGTCGCGCGCAGCAGCTATATCGACCCGCGCGTGTGGCGGGCGTACGCCAGGGGACGACTGCTGGAGTCGGGCGTTTCGCCCGAGACCGCGATCCGCCGTCTCGTCGAGGGCTGA
- a CDS encoding DUF7218 family protein: MPGGRGANSLKDPKLYEELRDEGASKEKAARISNAAARDGRSAVGRRGGRSGDYEDWTVPELRKRAKELGLTGYSGKRKAELISALRNH; this comes from the coding sequence ATGCCGGGTGGACGCGGGGCGAACAGCCTGAAGGATCCGAAGCTGTACGAAGAACTGCGCGACGAGGGCGCTTCGAAGGAGAAGGCCGCGCGCATCTCCAACGCCGCTGCCCGCGACGGGCGATCGGCGGTCGGTAGGCGCGGCGGGCGATCGGGCGATTACGAGGACTGGACGGTGCCCGAGCTGCGCAAGCGCGCCAAGGAACTCGGCCTCACGGGGTACTCCGGCAAGCGCAAGGCGGAGCTGATCTCGGCTCTGCGCAACCACTGA